One window from the genome of Deltaproteobacteria bacterium encodes:
- a CDS encoding DUF3387 domain-containing protein — TKKITQAIKEKRVIDWTEKEDIQREMRREVKRLLRAKGCKEDQVEPLTREILNLARIHLRDV; from the coding sequence TTACGAAGAAGATCACTCAGGCGATAAAAGAAAAGCGGGTGATCGACTGGACGGAAAAGGAGGACATTCAAAGAGAAATGCGCAGGGAAGTCAAAAGACTTTTAAGGGCGAAGGGCTGTAAAGAAGACCAGGTAGAGCCACTGACCCGGGAGATTTTGAATCTGGCCCGGATCCATTTGAGAGACGTCTAA